One segment of Anatilimnocola aggregata DNA contains the following:
- a CDS encoding DUF6797 domain-containing protein: MNSFQPAGANRHCGIVLFFALIVALVLSVSPASAQLLEAELLQTPAAELAKLAKTEGDAIRGAVVFFQPHMACGKCHVVGQANQNGLGPDLAAIGKEIADEALVESVLLPSKTIRKGFESVTVVTTAGKSLTALLVERTKDKLVVRDLQRAGELTTIAAADIEEMKTNETSIMPAAQVNQLNSRQQFLDLIRYLIEIRDGGALRAAELQPSAALLTFTVPEYEKQLDHAGLIGSWNNDALKRGEAIYQRVCANCHGTKDKPGSLPTSLRFAEGKFKNGSDPLSIYRTLTFGFGLMTPQAWMVPSQKYDVIHYLRETYLKPHNPTQFVTVDAAYLGKLPKGNTRGPEPSKIVPWSAMDYGPSLTHTYEIPGLSHNLAYKGIAIRLDSGAGGVSRGRHWVIFDTDTLRAAAGWNGSGQTNENFIDWQGIQFNGAHGVHPRVVGQTAFANSTGPGWGNPQTGEFQDDQRVEGRDGKRYGPLPRAWGKFHGLYHHGQQVVLSYSIGNTQVLESPSLLSRENQQAPLFLRTFNIGPRDRDLVLQVAEHPAQDARPTLVNGVDKAVVHFASPAPQQLETPDQPLAFDGNTYLEVPGSDAFNLTSKDFSLAARVKTKTDGSIWSLSQEGPKWTPNGQTFFIRDGRLCFDIGWVGAVSAKTKINDGQWHNVTLTWEQAASRVRLYVDGRLDGEGTLAAKAPLAKSVVRIGFTTPDFPRPATFFQGEMAEVRFYAERLTDGLRDFAAPAKTEKSLVARWIFSEAKSSTVANAAGNRHDGVVRRGLAPVSSPAAPLVAGFAPRSILADWTSERGKLRLKIPAGQEPLRFSVWLPSDSATIRAGQPTDFAKQFADLPIPQAARDLSVLTSGGPARWPQKLETQVVMGADSGSFATDILTAPEANPWLAQTRFTGLDFFADGRIAVCLWDGDVWLVETKPAKSPTLRWQRIASGLYQPLGLKIVAGKIHVTCRDQLAVLHDLNGDGETDFYQCLNNDHQVTEHFHEFAMGLQTDAEGNFYYAKSGCHGRPAIVPQHGTLLRISHDGSRTDTLATGFRAANGVCLNPDGSFVVTDQEGFWNPKNRINWVTVEPGSKPKFYGNMLGYHDVTDSSDAAMTPPLCWITNAFDRSPAELLWVDSQRWGPLQGSLLNLSYGYGKVFLVPHENVRGSMQGGMIELPIPTFPTGVMRGRFHPHDGQLYLCGMFAWAGNASYPGGLYRLRATGQPIHLPIGLHATKAGLQLTFTEPLDPASLDTKNLQIKTWSLKRTANYGSKHYDELPLTIKSAKLSADAKTVTIDAADLRPTWCMEIKFLLRSASGTPVQGTIHNTIHQLAE; encoded by the coding sequence ATGAATAGTTTCCAGCCTGCCGGCGCTAATCGCCATTGCGGAATCGTTCTGTTCTTCGCGCTCATCGTGGCATTGGTGCTTTCCGTTTCACCTGCCAGTGCGCAACTGCTCGAAGCAGAACTGCTGCAAACGCCAGCTGCCGAGTTGGCCAAACTGGCGAAGACCGAAGGAGACGCGATTCGCGGCGCAGTGGTTTTCTTTCAGCCCCACATGGCGTGTGGCAAGTGCCACGTTGTTGGCCAGGCGAATCAGAATGGGCTGGGGCCGGACCTGGCGGCAATTGGCAAAGAGATCGCCGATGAAGCACTGGTCGAGTCGGTGCTCCTCCCTTCGAAGACGATTCGCAAGGGCTTTGAATCGGTCACGGTCGTGACCACCGCTGGCAAGTCGCTGACGGCGCTGCTGGTCGAACGAACCAAGGACAAGCTCGTCGTACGCGATTTACAGCGAGCCGGCGAATTAACCACCATCGCTGCAGCCGACATCGAAGAGATGAAGACGAACGAAACGTCGATCATGCCTGCCGCGCAGGTCAATCAACTGAACAGCCGGCAGCAGTTTCTCGATCTGATTCGCTACCTGATCGAAATTCGCGACGGCGGAGCACTCCGCGCAGCTGAATTGCAACCTTCGGCCGCACTCCTCACGTTCACCGTTCCCGAGTACGAAAAACAGCTCGATCACGCGGGTCTCATCGGCAGTTGGAACAACGACGCGCTTAAGCGGGGCGAGGCCATTTATCAACGGGTTTGTGCCAATTGCCACGGCACCAAGGACAAGCCCGGTTCGCTCCCCACTTCGCTCCGTTTTGCAGAGGGAAAGTTCAAAAACGGCAGCGATCCGCTTTCCATCTATCGCACGCTGACGTTCGGCTTTGGTTTGATGACTCCGCAGGCCTGGATGGTTCCGTCGCAGAAGTACGACGTCATCCACTACCTGCGCGAAACCTATCTTAAGCCCCATAACCCGACGCAGTTTGTGACTGTCGACGCGGCCTACTTGGGCAAACTCCCCAAGGGAAACACGCGCGGGCCCGAGCCGAGCAAAATCGTCCCCTGGTCGGCGATGGATTATGGCCCGAGCCTGACGCACACCTACGAAATCCCCGGGCTGTCGCACAACCTGGCCTATAAAGGAATCGCGATTCGTCTCGATTCTGGTGCGGGGGGCGTTTCGCGCGGTCGGCATTGGGTCATCTTCGATACCGACACGCTCCGTGCCGCTGCGGGCTGGAATGGCTCGGGGCAGACCAACGAGAACTTTATCGACTGGCAGGGAATTCAGTTCAACGGCGCGCATGGAGTTCACCCGCGCGTGGTTGGTCAGACGGCGTTTGCGAACTCAACGGGGCCCGGCTGGGGGAATCCCCAGACTGGCGAGTTTCAAGACGATCAGCGCGTCGAAGGTCGCGACGGCAAACGATATGGCCCGTTGCCGCGCGCGTGGGGAAAGTTCCACGGGCTCTATCATCACGGCCAGCAAGTAGTGCTGTCGTATTCCATTGGCAATACCCAAGTGCTCGAATCGCCCAGCCTGCTCTCGCGCGAGAATCAACAAGCACCTCTATTTTTGCGGACGTTCAACATCGGCCCGCGCGATCGTGATCTGGTTCTGCAAGTTGCCGAGCATCCCGCGCAAGATGCCCGCCCGACACTTGTCAACGGTGTAGACAAAGCGGTCGTCCACTTCGCGTCCCCTGCACCCCAGCAGCTTGAGACACCGGACCAGCCGCTGGCCTTCGACGGCAACACCTACCTCGAAGTGCCTGGTAGCGACGCCTTCAATTTAACGAGCAAGGACTTCTCCCTTGCCGCCCGCGTCAAAACAAAAACCGACGGCAGCATTTGGTCTTTAAGCCAGGAGGGGCCGAAGTGGACTCCCAACGGGCAGACGTTTTTTATTCGCGATGGGCGACTCTGCTTCGATATCGGTTGGGTCGGCGCTGTTTCGGCAAAAACTAAAATCAACGATGGCCAGTGGCACAACGTCACCCTGACCTGGGAGCAAGCGGCCAGTCGTGTGCGGCTTTATGTCGACGGCAGGCTCGATGGTGAAGGAACACTGGCCGCGAAGGCCCCGCTGGCCAAGAGCGTGGTCCGCATCGGCTTCACGACACCCGACTTCCCCCGCCCCGCCACATTCTTTCAGGGTGAGATGGCCGAAGTCCGCTTTTATGCCGAGCGTCTGACCGACGGCCTGCGCGATTTCGCCGCACCGGCCAAAACAGAAAAGTCGTTGGTCGCCCGCTGGATCTTCAGTGAGGCCAAGAGTTCGACCGTTGCCAATGCTGCGGGAAATCGGCACGACGGCGTTGTGCGCCGCGGCCTGGCTCCGGTCAGTTCGCCTGCCGCGCCGCTGGTGGCCGGGTTCGCGCCGCGCAGCATCCTGGCTGACTGGACTTCAGAGCGTGGCAAACTGCGGCTAAAAATTCCCGCGGGTCAAGAGCCGCTGCGGTTTTCGGTTTGGCTCCCCTCCGACTCTGCCACCATTCGCGCGGGCCAACCAACGGATTTTGCGAAGCAGTTTGCTGATTTGCCCATTCCACAAGCCGCGCGCGATCTCAGCGTGCTGACCAGCGGCGGACCGGCGCGTTGGCCGCAGAAACTCGAGACACAAGTTGTAATGGGAGCAGATAGTGGCAGCTTTGCCACTGATATTCTCACCGCTCCCGAAGCCAACCCGTGGCTCGCGCAGACGCGCTTCACCGGGCTCGATTTCTTCGCCGATGGGCGCATTGCCGTTTGCTTGTGGGATGGAGACGTCTGGCTCGTCGAAACGAAACCGGCGAAATCACCTACGCTTCGTTGGCAGCGCATCGCTTCGGGCTTGTATCAGCCGCTGGGGCTGAAGATCGTCGCCGGAAAGATTCACGTGACCTGTCGCGATCAGCTGGCGGTGCTGCACGATCTGAATGGGGATGGCGAGACCGACTTTTATCAGTGCCTCAACAACGACCATCAAGTGACCGAGCACTTTCACGAATTTGCGATGGGTCTGCAAACCGATGCCGAGGGAAACTTTTACTACGCCAAGTCGGGTTGCCATGGGCGGCCAGCCATCGTGCCCCAGCACGGCACACTCTTGCGCATCAGCCACGATGGCTCGCGCACCGACACGCTGGCCACGGGCTTTCGCGCCGCGAATGGCGTCTGCCTCAATCCGGATGGTTCGTTTGTGGTTACCGATCAGGAAGGCTTTTGGAATCCCAAGAACCGCATCAACTGGGTGACGGTCGAACCGGGCAGCAAGCCCAAGTTCTACGGCAACATGCTCGGCTATCACGACGTCACCGATTCGTCCGATGCGGCCATGACACCGCCGCTCTGCTGGATCACGAACGCCTTCGACCGCTCCCCCGCCGAACTGTTGTGGGTCGATAGCCAGCGCTGGGGACCGCTGCAAGGTTCGCTCCTGAACTTGTCGTACGGTTATGGCAAAGTCTTTCTGGTACCGCACGAGAACGTCCGCGGCTCGATGCAGGGAGGAATGATCGAACTACCAATCCCCACGTTCCCCACGGGTGTGATGCGCGGTCGCTTTCATCCGCACGATGGCCAGCTCTATTTGTGCGGCATGTTTGCCTGGGCGGGGAACGCCTCCTATCCGGGCGGGCTCTATCGCCTGCGCGCGACAGGTCAGCCCATCCACCTCCCCATCGGTCTGCACGCCACCAAGGCAGGCCTGCAACTCACCTTTACCGAGCCGCTGGATCCTGCCTCGCTCGACACGAAAAATCTGCAGATCAAGACCTGGTCGCTCAAGCGAACCGCCAATTACGGGTCGAAGCACTACGACGAACTCCCCCTGACGATCAAAAGTGCCAAGCTCTCGGCCGACGCCAAGACGGTCACCATCGACGCCGCCGACCTGCGCCCCACCTGGTGCATGGAAATCAAGTTCCTCTTGCGCAGCGCCAGCGGCACACCGGTGCAAGGGACCATTCACAACACCATTCACCAACTGGCGGAGTGA
- a CDS encoding SEC-C metal-binding domain-containing protein, producing MSKRRRGYPSETKVKRGVRIVHGDKQLEEKLGRRDLCPCGSGKVFKHCCLASGRFRRS from the coding sequence ATGAGCAAACGCCGTCGAGGTTACCCGTCTGAAACAAAGGTGAAGCGGGGCGTCCGAATCGTACACGGTGACAAGCAACTTGAAGAGAAGCTCGGACGTAGAGATCTATGCCCTTGCGGCAGCGGCAAGGTATTCAAACATTGCTGTCTCGCCTCGGGCCGGTTTCGACGGAGCTAA
- a CDS encoding PLP-dependent aminotransferase family protein, whose protein sequence is MLRSGLLVALSLIGLLTAGCEKVVKRYEVSGKITYQGQPIPAGIIYFDPDIAAGGKGLQGFAVIKDGTYDTRVEGGLGPVGGKYVLRIHGNNGIPEPELVMGRPLFGEITIPKELPAADTQLEDIDVPLQSP, encoded by the coding sequence ATGCTACGCAGCGGATTATTGGTCGCGTTGTCGCTCATTGGACTGCTGACTGCGGGCTGCGAAAAAGTTGTCAAGCGGTACGAGGTCTCCGGAAAGATCACGTATCAGGGGCAGCCGATTCCTGCTGGAATCATCTATTTCGATCCGGATATTGCCGCAGGTGGCAAAGGACTACAAGGTTTCGCGGTCATCAAGGATGGCACGTACGATACCCGTGTCGAAGGTGGCTTGGGACCGGTCGGGGGTAAGTACGTGCTAAGGATCCATGGGAACAATGGCATTCCCGAGCCCGAACTCGTAATGGGCCGCCCGTTGTTCGGGGAAATCACGATTCCCAAAGAACTGCCCGCAGCAGATACGCAGCTGGAAGATATCGACGTCCCACTGCAGAGTCCCTAG
- a CDS encoding DUF1559 domain-containing protein, whose translation MFLPLREHRPGACAHRAVSSNRAFTLVELLVVIAIIGVLVALLLPAVQAAREAARRMKCQNNLKQISLAWHNYHDTYGSLPPGCLSASGLSWGVFILPFVEQKPLYDKFTFSAGDYNNPAATKNHLAMNKVAFYLCPSSQAQKMMLGTPNHVNPADFINDPAGYPAGQYAPYTNHYYGSMGPLGASVLGGSYQQRGGPTHGYMSTEGVCIADVPYKLRDIQDGTAFTFMLGENSKHDQKFGSRFRSWVRGCANGGDEEVCGCRNYVNGINVPTPALSTQFNNIAMASHHPGGANFGMCDGSIRFVADNIDLAVYKSTASRSGGEPKTID comes from the coding sequence GTGTTTCTTCCTCTCCGGGAACATCGTCCGGGGGCCTGTGCCCACCGCGCGGTCAGCAGTAACCGAGCCTTCACGCTCGTAGAACTTCTCGTTGTAATCGCGATCATTGGCGTCCTGGTCGCACTCCTGCTCCCCGCAGTTCAAGCAGCCCGCGAGGCTGCGCGGCGAATGAAATGCCAGAACAATCTCAAGCAGATCTCGCTGGCGTGGCATAACTACCACGACACGTACGGTAGTCTTCCTCCAGGCTGCCTGTCGGCTAGTGGGCTCAGCTGGGGCGTTTTCATTCTACCTTTTGTCGAGCAGAAGCCTCTCTACGACAAGTTCACATTCAGTGCTGGAGATTACAACAATCCGGCTGCGACTAAGAACCACTTGGCGATGAATAAGGTCGCCTTCTATCTGTGTCCCAGCTCCCAGGCACAAAAGATGATGCTGGGCACGCCTAACCACGTGAACCCCGCTGACTTTATTAACGATCCTGCTGGCTATCCAGCAGGTCAGTATGCACCCTATACCAACCATTACTACGGATCGATGGGCCCGCTTGGGGCTAGCGTGTTGGGTGGATCGTATCAGCAGCGAGGCGGTCCAACGCATGGCTACATGAGTACGGAAGGTGTCTGTATCGCAGACGTTCCCTACAAGCTCCGCGACATTCAGGATGGGACTGCATTCACCTTCATGCTGGGCGAAAACTCCAAGCATGATCAGAAGTTCGGTTCACGATTTCGCAGCTGGGTCCGTGGCTGCGCCAATGGTGGAGATGAAGAAGTTTGCGGTTGCCGTAACTACGTTAACGGAATTAATGTCCCCACTCCTGCTCTTTCGACACAGTTCAACAACATTGCGATGGCGAGCCATCATCCAGGTGGTGCCAACTTCGGGATGTGCGATGGTTCGATCCGCTTTGTTGCGGATAACATTGACTTGGCCGTTTACAAGTCGACCGCCAGTCGAAGCGGCGGTGAGCCGAAAACTATCGACTAA
- a CDS encoding WD40 repeat domain-containing serine/threonine protein kinase produces the protein MNEPVISNNDRAELDTLPLESNAPAIPITGSAARRFGDYELLSEIARGGMGVVYRAKQSKLNRIVALKMILSGRFASPEDVKRFYTEAEAAAKLDHPGIVPVYEVGEHEGQHFFSMGFVDGKSLAARVADGPLPPQEAVELVRRIAEAIAYAHERGVIHRDLKPANVLLDKQGVPRVSDFGLAKNIENDSGLTRSGMVMGTPSFMPPEQASGDLQTVGPLSDVYSVGAILYCLLTGRPPFQAATSVETLLQVMAAEPVSPRQLNAQVPQDLETICLKCLEKDPRQRYPSAIALSEELVRFSKGEPILARPISHSERAWRLAKRNPLVAGLIAAVLVSLVVGIGVSGYFAKSNAGLAEQNKKKADEYRQLAEQEERARKVADFRSYQSQLGLVLGTVESDLELSRAAALPVLAKKTWEANILKKKIPLAWSPPNGKQLGALSDVSNRNTVAIAAGTTTYLVDCSSLKILTSYAAPSTDLQEGTSLQLAPWSVALSRDGRTLACFYKDNLVVINVDTSKQQAIPHTYEKIAITKFTHEGDKLLLCEDSVIRVLETTKWACTQTLEIGDSITALALSCDATLLATGDMSGRIVVAKVASLEKLSYVAGEFRDRVIVQFPGCSYQLVGQDSAQFETLATGIDRHATAVTSLHFGSDGDLLSGDYRGFVFRWGVTESGEMKSQFKKRIAGDAVRGITAQKARVHFACGRDLHIASQSLTDWNRVACDEWGVPAVLAVEDGVLLIMRGEAIRLQDDSLGNFSLARRVSLPSRFKEYSEQQEPSSISSMVDISPAGSHVCMFDLADKRVKLFDLSQNRMVWARELTNVLKLSFSDNGKSIVALQFGSKEPAGGQALILDVTTGETTQRVEDVFPVRWHSIDGKPYAATSGRLDVLLSQNDMLMVAHFEGLHIQALGSSTPLKLTAEGSSGPYEDLMSAKDTVFANTSISSTILELQTVPVPKALNSFTSGKQAKLLAARPGVTVINPFGTGDVIVRDWKTGQEISLASAEKVICAAVHPESSRVVVAYHNGTFVLWDTDFGEPLCTLLRTTQPIIAVSFSADGTSLNAVDRLGAVYTWK, from the coding sequence ATGAACGAACCAGTCATTTCCAACAACGACCGAGCCGAATTAGACACGTTGCCATTGGAATCGAACGCACCCGCCATTCCCATCACCGGCTCGGCAGCACGTCGCTTTGGCGATTACGAACTGCTCTCTGAGATTGCTCGGGGAGGGATGGGCGTGGTCTACCGAGCTAAACAAAGTAAGCTCAACCGCATAGTCGCCCTAAAGATGATCCTGTCTGGGCGGTTTGCCTCTCCAGAGGATGTCAAACGTTTCTATACCGAAGCTGAAGCGGCCGCAAAACTGGATCATCCCGGGATCGTTCCAGTTTACGAGGTCGGCGAGCATGAAGGGCAGCATTTCTTCTCGATGGGCTTTGTCGATGGAAAGAGCTTGGCTGCCCGAGTAGCTGACGGTCCGTTACCTCCGCAAGAGGCGGTTGAGCTGGTGCGGCGGATTGCGGAAGCAATTGCCTACGCCCATGAACGAGGAGTGATTCATCGAGATTTGAAACCTGCCAACGTCCTGCTGGACAAACAGGGGGTTCCCCGCGTCAGTGACTTCGGGTTGGCAAAGAATATCGAAAATGATAGTGGACTGACTCGCTCTGGAATGGTGATGGGGACACCAAGCTTCATGCCTCCCGAACAAGCCAGCGGAGATCTACAGACAGTCGGTCCTTTGTCTGATGTCTATTCAGTCGGGGCCATATTGTACTGCCTACTGACAGGACGGCCTCCGTTTCAGGCGGCCACGTCGGTCGAAACACTGCTGCAGGTTATGGCGGCAGAACCGGTATCACCACGGCAGCTAAATGCTCAGGTACCGCAGGACCTGGAGACGATCTGCCTCAAGTGCTTGGAAAAGGATCCGAGGCAGCGATATCCGTCCGCGATTGCATTAAGTGAAGAGCTGGTTCGTTTCAGCAAAGGCGAGCCGATCCTGGCGAGGCCAATCAGCCATTCGGAACGTGCTTGGCGATTGGCAAAACGAAATCCCCTAGTAGCAGGTTTGATCGCCGCTGTTTTGGTTTCGTTGGTAGTGGGCATCGGTGTAAGTGGTTACTTCGCAAAAAGCAATGCCGGCCTTGCTGAGCAAAACAAGAAAAAGGCTGACGAGTACCGTCAACTTGCTGAGCAGGAAGAGCGAGCTCGAAAGGTCGCCGATTTTCGAAGCTATCAATCTCAACTAGGTTTGGTGTTGGGGACGGTTGAATCGGATCTCGAACTCAGCAGAGCCGCCGCCTTGCCAGTGCTCGCCAAGAAGACCTGGGAAGCCAACATTCTGAAGAAAAAGATTCCTTTGGCTTGGTCGCCTCCGAATGGAAAGCAACTTGGGGCTTTATCCGACGTTTCCAATCGCAATACCGTCGCAATTGCTGCCGGTACTACGACCTACTTGGTGGACTGCTCTTCGCTAAAGATTCTAACCTCCTACGCTGCACCGTCGACCGATTTGCAGGAAGGGACAAGTCTTCAGCTTGCTCCATGGTCGGTTGCACTCTCACGCGATGGACGAACCCTGGCCTGTTTCTACAAGGACAACCTCGTCGTTATTAACGTCGATACAAGCAAGCAGCAGGCGATACCGCATACCTACGAAAAGATCGCCATCACAAAGTTCACACACGAAGGCGACAAACTTCTGCTTTGCGAGGACTCTGTCATCCGCGTCTTGGAAACAACGAAATGGGCTTGTACCCAAACTTTGGAAATCGGAGATTCGATCACTGCCCTGGCCCTTAGTTGCGATGCGACGTTGCTGGCAACTGGCGACATGTCCGGACGTATTGTGGTTGCCAAGGTCGCTTCGCTTGAGAAGCTTTCTTACGTTGCTGGCGAGTTTCGCGACCGGGTGATTGTGCAGTTCCCTGGCTGTTCGTATCAGCTCGTAGGACAAGACTCTGCTCAGTTTGAGACACTAGCAACAGGCATAGACCGTCATGCGACGGCTGTGACCAGTCTTCACTTTGGTTCAGATGGAGACCTACTCTCGGGAGATTATCGGGGATTTGTGTTTCGCTGGGGCGTGACTGAAAGTGGCGAGATGAAGTCTCAGTTCAAAAAGAGAATTGCTGGCGATGCCGTTCGGGGGATTACCGCGCAGAAGGCACGAGTCCACTTCGCGTGCGGTCGTGACCTGCATATTGCTTCGCAGTCACTTACTGACTGGAACCGAGTTGCTTGCGATGAGTGGGGCGTTCCAGCTGTTCTGGCTGTCGAAGATGGCGTGCTGCTGATCATGAGGGGTGAAGCCATTCGCTTACAGGACGACTCACTCGGCAATTTCTCGTTGGCACGCAGAGTGTCATTGCCGTCGCGTTTCAAAGAGTATTCTGAACAGCAGGAACCAAGTTCAATTTCAAGTATGGTCGACATCTCGCCGGCAGGCAGCCATGTCTGCATGTTCGATCTCGCCGATAAACGAGTCAAGCTCTTCGACTTATCTCAAAACCGCATGGTTTGGGCGCGGGAGTTGACCAACGTGCTGAAGCTCTCGTTCTCGGATAACGGCAAATCGATTGTCGCTCTCCAGTTCGGAAGCAAAGAACCAGCAGGGGGTCAGGCTTTGATCCTCGATGTCACAACTGGTGAAACGACTCAGCGGGTAGAGGACGTGTTTCCAGTGCGGTGGCACTCGATTGACGGCAAGCCTTATGCCGCCACTTCGGGACGTTTGGACGTCTTGCTTTCACAGAACGACATGCTGATGGTTGCACACTTTGAAGGACTTCATATCCAAGCTCTTGGGAGCAGCACGCCGCTGAAACTCACAGCCGAAGGTTCGTCTGGGCCGTACGAGGATCTGATGAGTGCCAAAGACACCGTATTCGCAAACACAAGCATTTCGTCAACGATCTTGGAATTGCAAACGGTGCCCGTGCCTAAGGCATTGAACTCGTTCACTTCTGGCAAGCAGGCGAAGCTGCTGGCCGCACGTCCTGGGGTTACGGTCATCAATCCTTTTGGCACCGGTGACGTGATCGTTAGAGACTGGAAGACCGGACAGGAGATTAGCCTCGCGAGCGCCGAAAAGGTGATCTGTGCGGCTGTTCATCCCGAAAGCAGTCGCGTAGTCGTTGCCTATCACAACGGCACATTCGTACTATGGGATACCGACTTCGGTGAGCCTTTATGCACTCTGCTCCGCACCACTCAACCGATTATTGCAGTTTCGTTTTCAGCAGACGGAACTTCGCTTAACGCTGTTGATCGGCTAGGTGCGGTTTACACGTGGAAATAG
- a CDS encoding WD40 repeat domain-containing protein, whose amino-acid sequence MQLRGWEWFYLSKQAKTKGGYRPEEIDISDLEKRAEGNTERLPQTQTSSPIAAMEWSPDGVTMAWCQHNGHLVAWDRLLRKQLWSHTSPSDGSHVSIVFTPTGSELAVIVPGKGLTLFDARTGTERWQVGDVDGGVDVLDGGKHIVTSRASRSRDIGASAALLFLETNTGKVVSKSTVPGRPMVHQLVASNVQNCVVTVGPGGTGVVPLEATEALELFKLGTHTVGHKTAIAFAKDGSTLAVASDSGGIEVLFSLGWEEEQLLGLTERRLQGERSTSFEANVPTITNLQFVQNADRLLVSSRESVTLWDPIVGERLLEFRGADFGAMSPDGRKLAVHQAGRLAVFEPRE is encoded by the coding sequence ATGCAACTACGAGGATGGGAGTGGTTTTATCTTTCGAAGCAGGCCAAGACCAAAGGTGGTTATCGACCCGAAGAAATAGACATTTCCGACTTAGAGAAGAGGGCTGAAGGGAATACGGAGCGCTTGCCCCAGACTCAGACGAGTTCGCCAATTGCAGCAATGGAATGGTCTCCAGATGGGGTTACTATGGCGTGGTGTCAGCACAATGGTCATCTGGTCGCGTGGGATCGATTGCTGCGGAAGCAATTGTGGTCACACACTTCTCCCAGTGATGGTTCGCACGTATCCATAGTATTTACTCCAACGGGAAGCGAACTCGCGGTGATCGTACCCGGTAAGGGGCTAACTCTCTTCGACGCAAGGACGGGCACTGAAAGGTGGCAGGTGGGCGATGTCGATGGGGGTGTTGACGTCCTAGATGGCGGCAAGCACATCGTTACTTCACGAGCCAGCAGGAGCCGCGACATAGGCGCATCCGCTGCGTTGCTTTTCCTAGAGACTAACACCGGCAAGGTGGTTTCCAAGTCGACCGTTCCTGGAAGGCCGATGGTCCATCAGCTCGTTGCGAGTAATGTTCAGAATTGCGTCGTTACCGTGGGTCCAGGCGGCACTGGGGTTGTCCCATTGGAGGCAACTGAGGCACTTGAATTGTTTAAACTCGGTACACATACGGTTGGCCACAAAACAGCAATCGCGTTTGCGAAAGACGGTTCGACGCTTGCCGTCGCCAGTGATTCTGGAGGAATTGAGGTTCTCTTTTCGCTTGGATGGGAAGAAGAACAACTGCTCGGCCTTACTGAGCGTCGCCTACAGGGAGAGCGCAGTACGTCTTTTGAAGCGAATGTGCCCACGATTACGAATCTACAGTTCGTGCAAAATGCCGACCGACTTTTAGTGTCTTCCCGTGAGAGTGTTACCTTGTGGGATCCAATTGTGGGCGAAAGGTTACTCGAATTCCGTGGAGCCGACTTTGGCGCGATGAGCCCTGATGGCCGGAAGCTTGCAGTTCATCAAGCAGGGCGCCTTGCAGTCTTCGAACCGCGTGAATAA
- a CDS encoding NUDIX domain-containing protein, translating into MPKVSAGLLMYRVLNGRAQVLLAHPGGPYFRQKDEGAWTIPKGEADDGEDLLDTAQREFTEETGHKPTGPFVVLSPVKQKGGKVVHAWAFEGAFDPAQLVSNTFNLEWPPRSGQQVTFPEVDRAEWFDLTTAKWKINSAQVKLLEELEMTISQK; encoded by the coding sequence ATGCCCAAGGTTAGTGCTGGCCTGCTGATGTACCGCGTTCTGAATGGGAGAGCACAAGTGCTCCTGGCACACCCGGGTGGACCGTACTTCCGCCAAAAGGACGAAGGGGCATGGACTATCCCCAAGGGTGAAGCTGATGACGGTGAAGACTTACTGGATACGGCTCAAAGAGAGTTCACTGAGGAGACCGGCCACAAGCCAACAGGGCCGTTTGTTGTCCTGAGCCCAGTGAAGCAAAAGGGAGGTAAAGTAGTTCACGCTTGGGCATTCGAGGGTGCCTTCGATCCAGCCCAACTCGTCAGCAACACCTTCAATCTGGAATGGCCGCCTCGGTCGGGGCAGCAAGTGACGTTTCCGGAAGTGGACAGAGCCGAGTGGTTTGATCTGACCACTGCGAAATGGAAGATCAATTCCGCACAGGTAAAGTTGCTCGAAGAGCTGGAAATGACGATCTCCCAGAAGTGA